From Acidobacteriota bacterium, a single genomic window includes:
- a CDS encoding 4a-hydroxytetrahydrobiopterin dehydratase, producing MSSSPTTVSQPDELDPVAYYQLLWESGLSAFPVPGDLPGHLKPERIQSTLTRGREALLGTGDTAAPELSVALPRLSSVKLYDRRSDYEGWRLSQDNRCLVRPFVLQSSAAALSFAAFVSGIIQAAGALPALAVVLNTAWVILTTPASGAITEVDLVLARRLSEQCPDHPKQANAS from the coding sequence ATGAGCTCTTCTCCAACCACCGTTTCGCAGCCGGACGAGCTGGATCCAGTGGCCTACTACCAACTCCTGTGGGAAAGCGGTTTGTCGGCGTTCCCGGTGCCGGGAGATTTGCCGGGTCATCTCAAGCCCGAGCGCATTCAGAGCACCTTGACTCGCGGGCGGGAGGCGCTCCTCGGCACTGGCGACACGGCGGCTCCGGAGCTGTCCGTCGCGCTGCCTCGTCTCAGCAGCGTGAAGCTCTACGACCGCCGAAGCGACTACGAGGGCTGGCGGCTGTCCCAGGACAACCGCTGTCTGGTGCGTCCCTTCGTGCTCCAGAGCTCTGCCGCGGCGCTGAGCTTCGCGGCCTTCGTCAGCGGGATCATTCAAGCGGCCGGTGCCTTGCCGGCCCTGGCGGTGGTGCTCAACACCGCCTGGGTGATCCTCACCACGCCGGCCTCCGGTGCCATCACCGAGGTCGACCTCGTCCTCGCTCGTCGCCTTTCGGAGCAGTGCCCGGATCACCCGAAGCAGGCCAACGCTTCATGA